The Toxorhynchites rutilus septentrionalis strain SRP chromosome 3, ASM2978413v1, whole genome shotgun sequence genome includes a region encoding these proteins:
- the LOC129780616 gene encoding uncharacterized protein LOC129780616 isoform X1, with translation MWWDVTRLTSLPPNGSLSSPSVPYESTDGTVSCFPRRMEFPITICVAFATGSNEFQRFIQFETMVVRFITKRFIGEYDPNLEKVYTFSTLVDNEFVQFDILDAAGQPNEPDCMTLEANIRWAEAFILMYSVADKCSFDECNRLKFLINYNKRRRRLGSYNKDSLLDVPVILVGNKIDQIGDRMVSTEEGQRRAKEISCACFHEISVRESIEQVTGVFRDACRFWRVLNRYPKLKRSTSDVHDLHSEVELILSPDSIQYPFCNCDLSHEKRRSIVIIGRPWTEEEPDETDESESSCCSSQKSDIEEPFRGRASTDGTLLSRPRRWRYAPPGSSMPHVSRVERRMSISMRGSNASY, from the exons ATGTGGTGGGACGTTACGAGACTAACTTCCCTCCCCCCGAATGGAAGTCTTTCTTCTCCTTCCGTCCCATATGAGTCCACTGATGGAACAGTAAGTTGTTTTCCTCGGAGAATGGAGTTTCCGATAACAATTTGCGTCGCTTTTGCCACGGGGTCGAATGAATTTCAACGTTTCATTCAATTCGAAA CAATGGTGGTACGATTCATCACCAAACGCTTCATCGGCGAGTACGACCCAAATTTGGAGAAGGTATACACCTTCAGCACACTCGTGGACAACGAATTCGTACAGTTCGATATCCTGGACGCCGCTGGTCAGCCTAAT GAACCGGACTGCATGACTCTTGAGGCCAACATCCGATGGGCGGAGGCTTTCATCCTCATGTATTCAGTGGCAGATAAGTGCAGCTTCGATGAGTGCAACCGGCTGAAGTTTCTAATAAATTACAATAAACGAAGGCGTCGGCTGGGATCGTACAATAAG GACAGCCTCTTGGATGTACCAGTGATTCTGGTGGGGAACAAAATCGACCAAATTGGAGACCGAATGGTCTCGACAGAGGAAGGTCAGCGGCgagccaaagaaatttcctGTGCCTGTTTTCACGAGATTTCCGTACGCGAAAGCATCGAACAGGTGACTGGGGTATTTCGAGACGCGTGCCGCTTCTGGCGGGTCCTCAATCGATACCCCAAACTCAAACGTTCCACCAGCGATGTTCATGATCTGCACTCAGAGGTCGAGTTAATTCTTAGTCCAGACAGCATACAGTATCCTTTCTGCAACTGTGATTTGAGTCACGAAAAACGACGTTCAATTGTGATCATAG GGCGCCCCTGGACGGAGGAAGAGCCAGATGAAACCGACGAGTCTGAATCGAGTTGTTGCTCTTCACAGAAGTCGGACATAGAGGAACCATTCCGAGGAAGGGCGTCCACTGATGGAACGCTTTTATCCAGACCACGACGATGGAGATATGCTCCCCCAGGGTCCTCGATGCCTCATGTTAGCCGTGTCGAACGAAGAATGAGTATATCAATGAGGGGTAGCAACGCAAGCTACTAA
- the LOC129780616 gene encoding ras-related and estrogen-regulated growth inhibitor isoform X2, with translation MNTTSPKSSLGKLGLHSKTKPFRVMVLGQSGVGKTAMVVRFITKRFIGEYDPNLEKVYTFSTLVDNEFVQFDILDAAGQPNEPDCMTLEANIRWAEAFILMYSVADKCSFDECNRLKFLINYNKRRRRLGSYNKDSLLDVPVILVGNKIDQIGDRMVSTEEGQRRAKEISCACFHEISVRESIEQVTGVFRDACRFWRVLNRYPKLKRSTSDVHDLHSEVELILSPDSIQYPFCNCDLSHEKRRSIVIIGKQVISERRWDKNNIFLSLGRPWTEEEPDETDESESSCCSSQKSDIEEPFRGRASTDGTLLSRPRRWRYAPPGSSMPHVSRVERRMSISMRGSNASY, from the exons CAATGGTGGTACGATTCATCACCAAACGCTTCATCGGCGAGTACGACCCAAATTTGGAGAAGGTATACACCTTCAGCACACTCGTGGACAACGAATTCGTACAGTTCGATATCCTGGACGCCGCTGGTCAGCCTAAT GAACCGGACTGCATGACTCTTGAGGCCAACATCCGATGGGCGGAGGCTTTCATCCTCATGTATTCAGTGGCAGATAAGTGCAGCTTCGATGAGTGCAACCGGCTGAAGTTTCTAATAAATTACAATAAACGAAGGCGTCGGCTGGGATCGTACAATAAG GACAGCCTCTTGGATGTACCAGTGATTCTGGTGGGGAACAAAATCGACCAAATTGGAGACCGAATGGTCTCGACAGAGGAAGGTCAGCGGCgagccaaagaaatttcctGTGCCTGTTTTCACGAGATTTCCGTACGCGAAAGCATCGAACAGGTGACTGGGGTATTTCGAGACGCGTGCCGCTTCTGGCGGGTCCTCAATCGATACCCCAAACTCAAACGTTCCACCAGCGATGTTCATGATCTGCACTCAGAGGTCGAGTTAATTCTTAGTCCAGACAGCATACAGTATCCTTTCTGCAACTGTGATTTGAGTCACGAAAAACGACGTTCAATTGTGATCATAGGTAAACAAGTTATTTCAGAAAGGCGATGggacaaaaataatatttttctttcCTTAGGGCGCCCCTGGACGGAGGAAGAGCCAGATGAAACCGACGAGTCTGAATCGAGTTGTTGCTCTTCACAGAAGTCGGACATAGAGGAACCATTCCGAGGAAGGGCGTCCACTGATGGAACGCTTTTATCCAGACCACGACGATGGAGATATGCTCCCCCAGGGTCCTCGATGCCTCATGTTAGCCGTGTCGAACGAAGAATGAGTATATCAATGAGGGGTAGCAACGCAAGCTACTAA